The following proteins come from a genomic window of Chiroxiphia lanceolata isolate bChiLan1 chromosome 16, bChiLan1.pri, whole genome shotgun sequence:
- the FLII gene encoding protein flightless-1 homolog isoform X1: protein MAATGVLPFVRGVDLSGNDFKGGYFPEHVKAMTSLRWLKLNRTGLCYLPEELAALQKLEHLSVSHNSLTTLHGELSGLPCLRAIVARANSLKNSGVPDDIFQLDDLSVLDLSYNQLTECPRELENAKNMLVLNLGHNSIDTIPNQLFINLTDLLYLDLSDNKLESLPPQMRRLVHLQTLILNNNPLLHAQLRQLPAMTALQTLHLRNTQRTQSNLPTSLEGLVNLADVDLSCNDLSRVPECLYTLSSLRRLNLSSNQITELSLCIDQWTQLETLNLSRNALTSLPSAICKLTKLKKMYLNSNKLDFDGIPSGIGKLTNLEEFMAANNNLELIPESLCRCSKLRKLVLNKNRLVTLPEAIHFLTDVEILDVRENPNLVMPPKPVDRTSEWYNIDFSLQNQLRLAGASPATVAAAAAAGSSTKDPLARKMRLRRRKDSAQDDQAKQVLKGMSDVAQEKNKKIEESGEAKAPDLKTRRWDQGLEKPQLDYSEFFSEDVGQLPGLCVWQIENFVPTLVDEAFHGKFYEADCYIVLKTFLDENGSLNWEIYYWIGQESTLDKKACSAIHAVNLRNYLGAECRCIREEMGDESEEFLHVFDNDISYIEGGTASGFFTVEDTQYVTRLYRVYGKKNVKLEPVALKGTSLDPRFVFLLDHGLDLMVWRGRQATLSSTTKARLFAEKINKNERKGKAEITLLTQGQETPEFWEALGGQPEEIRPCVPDDFQPHKPKLYKVGLGLGYLELPQINYRLSVEHKKRLKADLMPEMRLLQSLLDTKSVYILDCWSDVFIWIGRKSSRLVRAAALKLSQELCTMLHRPKHAMVTRNLEGTECQVFKSKFKNWDDVLRVDYTRNAETVLQDGGLAGKVRKDAEKKDQMKADLTALFLPRQPPMPLSEAEQLMEEWNEDLDGMEGFVLEGKKFARLPEEEFGHFHTHDCYVFLCRYWVPVEYEEDEEKKKKGEGKGEEEGEEEEEEKQPEEDFQCIVYFWQGREASNMGWLTFTFSLQKKFESLFPGKLEVVRMTQQQENPKFLSHFKRRFVIHRGKRKERASPPQPSLYHIRTNGGALCTRCIQINTDAGLLNSEFCFILKVPFESTDNQGIVYTWVGRAADPDEAKLAEDIMNHMFDDSYSKQVINEGEEPENFFWVGIGSQKPYDEDADYMKHSRLFRCSNEKGYFSVSEKCSDFCQDDLADDDIMLLDNGREVYMWVGTQTSQVEIKLSLKACQVYIQHMRSKDPTRPRKLRLVRKGNEPWPFTRCFHAWSVFRKPPA from the exons ATGGCGGCCACCGGAGTCCTGCCCTTCGTGCGCGGCGTCGACCTGAGCGGCAACGACTTCAAG GGCGGGTACTTCCCGGAGCACGTGAAGGCCATGACCAGCCTGCGCTGGCTGAAGCTGAACCGCACAGGACTCTGTTACCTGCCCGAGGAGCTCGCTGCCCTCCAGAAGCTG gaacatctctccGTGAGTCACAACAGCCTCACCACGCTCCATGGAGAGCTCTCCGGCCTGCCTTGCCTCCGG GCCATTGTGGCTCGTGCAAACAGCCTAAAGAACTCAGGAGTCCCTGATGACATCTTCCAGCTGGATGACCTCTCGGTGCTG GACCTGAGCTACAACCAGCTCACAGAGTGTCCCCGGGAGCTGGAGAATGCCAAGAACATGCTGGTCCTCAACCTTGGCCACAACAG CATCGACACCATCCCCAACCAGCTCTTCATCAACCTGACCGACCTGCTGTACCTTGACCTGAGCGACAACAAGCTGGAGAGCCTCCCGCCGCAGATGAGACGCCTGGTCCACCTCCAGACCCTCATCCTCAACAACAACCCCCTCCTGCACGCACAGCTCCG TCAGCTCCCAGCAATGACAGCCCTGCAGACCCTCCACCTCCGGAACACCCAGCGCACGCAGAGCAACCTGCCCACCAGCCTCGAGGGCCTGGTGAACCTGGCAG ACGTGGACCTGTCCTGCAACGACCTCAGCCGTGTCCCCGAGTGCCTCTACACCCTGAGCAGCCTGCGGCGCCTCAACCTCAGCAGCAACCAGATCACGGAGCTGTCCCTCTGCATCGACCAGTGGACCCAGCTGGAGACCCTCAACCTGTCCCGCAACGCGCTCACCTCCTTACCT tcGGCCATCTGCAAGCTGACCAAGCTGAAGAAGATGTACCTGAACTCCAATAAGCTGGACTTTGATGGGATCCCCTCCGGCATTGGCAAGCTCACCAACCTCGAGGAGTTCATGGCAGCCAACAACAACCTGGAGCTCATCCCCGAGAGCCTGTGCAG GTGCTCCAAGCTGAGGAAGCTGGTGCTGAACAAGAACCGCCTGGTGACACTGCCAGAGGCCATCCACTTCCTGACAGATGTGGAG ATCCTGGATGTCCGCGAGAACCCCAACCTGGTGATGCCCCCGAAGCCGGTGGATCGGACCTCGGAGTGGTACAACATCGACTTCTCCCTGCAGAACCAGCTCCGCCTGGCTGGAGCCTCCCCAGCCACTGtcgctgccgccgccgcgg cagggagcagcaccaaGGACCCGCTGGCCCGCAAGATGCGGCTCCGGCGGCGCAAGGACTCTGCCCAGGACGACCAGGCCAAGCAGGTCCTGAAGGGGATGTCAGACGTAGCCCAGGAGAAGAACAAGAAGATAGAG GAGAGCGGGGAGGCGAAGGCGCCGGACCTAAAGACGAGGCGGTGGGATCAGGGCCTGGAGAAGCCACAGCTGGACTACTCAGAGTTCTTCAGCGAGGACGTGGGGCAACTGCCTGGCCTCTGTGTCTGGCAGATTGAGAACTTCGTGCCCACGCTGGTGGACGAGGCTTTTCATGGCAAGTTCTATGAGGCCGACTGCTACATCGTGCTCAAG ACCTTCCTGGATGAGAACGGTTCCCTCAACTGGGAGATCTACTACTGGATCGGGCAGGAGTCCACGCTGGACAAGAAGGCCTGTTCCGCCATCCACGCTGTCAACCTCCGCAACTACCTGGGGGCCGAGTGCCGGTGCATCCGGGAGGAGATGGGGGACGAGAGCGAAGAGTTCCTCCAT GTCTTTGACAATGACATCTCCTACATCGAGGGTGGCACAGCCAGCGGCTTCTTCACCGTTGAGGACACACAATATGTCACCAG GCTGTACCGTGTCTATGGGAAGAAGAATGTCAAGCTGGAGCCAGTGGCACTGAAAGGGACATCACTGGACCCCCG GTTTGTCTTCCTCCTGGACCACGGCCTCGACCTCATGGTGTGGCGTGGGAGACAGGCCACACTGAGCAGCACCACCAAGGCCAG gcTCTTCGCCGAGAAGATCAACAAGAACGAGCGGAAGGGCAAGGCCGAGATCACGCTGCTCACCCAGGGCCAGGAGACCCCCGAGTTCTGGGAAGCACTGGGGGGGCAGCCCGAGGAGATCCGGCCCTGTGTCCCTGATGACTTCCAGCCCCACAAGCCCAAGCTGTACAAG GTCGGCCTCGGTCTGGGCtacctggagctgccccagatCAATTACAGGCTCTCGGTGGAGCACAAGAAGAGGCTGAAGGCTGATCTGATGCCAGAGATGCGCCTG CTGCAGAGCCTGCTGGACACCAAGAGCGTGTACATCCTGGACTGCTGGTCTGATGTCTTCATCTGGATCGGGAGGAAGTCGTCGCGGCTGGTGCGGGCGGCGGCACTGAAGCTGAGCCAGGAGCTGTGCACCATGTTGCACCGGCCCAAGCACGCCATGGTCACCAGGAACCTCGAGGGCACCGAGTGCCAG gTGTTCAAGTCCAAGTTCAAGAACTGGGACGACGTCCTGCGCGTGGATTACACCCGGAATGCCGAGACGGTGCTGCAGGATGGTGGCTTGGCCGGCAAGGTCCGGAAGGACGCCGAGAAGAAGGACCAGATGAAGGCCGACCTCACGGCGCTCTTCCTGCCCCGGCAGCCTCCCATGCCCCTCAGCGAG gcagagcagctgatggaggAGTGGAACGAGGACCTGGATGGCATGGAGGGCTTCGTGCTGGAGGGCAAGAAATTCGCTCGCCTGCCCGAGGAGGAGTTCGGCCACTTCCATACCCACGACTGCTACGTCTTCCTGTGCAG GTACTGGGTGCCAGTGGAGTAcgaggaggatgaggagaagaagaagaagggtGAAGgcaaaggggaggaggagggtgaggaagaggaggaggagaagcagcccGAGGAAGACTTCCAGTGCATCGTCTACTTCTGGCAGGGCCGGGAGGCCTCCAACATGGGCTGGCTCACCTTCACCTTCAGCCTCCAGAAGAAGTTTGAGAGTCTCTTCCCTGGCAAGCTGGAG GTGGTGCGCATgacccagcagcaggagaaccCCAAGTTCCTCTCTCACTTCAAGAGGAGGTTTGTGATCCACCGGGGCAAGCGGAAGGAGCGGgccagccctccccagcccagcctctaCCACATCCGCACCAACGGCGGGGCCCTCTGCACCAG GTGCATCCAGATCAACACGGACGCTGGTCTGCTCAACTCCGAGTTCTGCTTCATCCTCAAG GTGCCCTTTGAGAGCACAGACAACCAGGGCATTGTCTACACGTGGGTGGGCCGGGCGGCCGACCCTGACGAGGCCAAGCTGGCTGAGGACATCATGAACCACATGTTTGATGACTCCTACAGCAAACAG GTCATCAACGAGGGAGAAGAGCCCGAGAACTTCTTCTGGGTGGGCATCGGGAGCCAGAAGCCCTACGATGAAGACGCCGACTACATGAAGCACTCCCGGCTCTTCAG GTGCTCCAATGAGAAGGGTTATTTCTCCGTGTCAGAAAAGTGCTCGGATTTCTGTCAGGATGATCTGGCTGATGATGACATCATGCTGCTGGACAACGGGCGAGAG GTCTACATGTGGGTGGGCACCCAGACCAGCCAGGTGGAGATCAAGCTGAGCCTCAAGGCGTGCCAG GTCTACATCCAGCACATGCGCTCCAAGGACCCCACACGGCCCCGCAAGCTCCGGCTGGTGCGGAAAGGCAACGAGCCCTGGCCCTTCACCCGCTGCTTCCACGCCTGGAGTGTGTTCCGCAAACCACCCGCCTAA